A single region of the Duganella sp. BuS-21 genome encodes:
- a CDS encoding HAD-IC family P-type ATPase: protein MTAQQARQPQSWHTLDVGVVIERLGSDAKIGLTSEAAGRLASEHGPNALPAPAKPSSFLLLAGQFRSPLIYILFAASALAAGMGHWADAGVILGVVLTNALIGTYQERRAERSMAALRSLSTLQVRVLRDGSEQSLSAQDLVPGDILLMAAGDAVGADARLIEEVAFAVAEATLTGESVPVSKNVAALPASTSLADRRNMVFSGTYVSAGRARAVVVATGTHTEVGGIARMTESAQEPKTPLEVRIGQLGRYLVYAAIVLFFAVMALGLARGLPYSEVLMVAISQMVSVIPEGLPVAMTIALAVGMQRMAGRGAVIRRLSAVETLGSINIICSDKTGTLTRNEMTVSALWLPGGREIAISGVGYAPQGELSGLDTDRVSIDSSVKALLEACVLCNDAEVVPPEDEAAQWTVLGDPTEAALLVAAGKADIEVSALRQRYPRLAEIPFDSDTKMMATSHSRLPGRSTVYIKGAPESVLKLCHSDGKAALLSAGDAGEAMAADALRVLAVARVDDLDLDITAGFDELAGRATLLGLLGQIDPPREEVKLAVAACLAAGIRPVMVTGDHKITGLAIARALGIAQDGARAVDGAELERMSNAELLEQLDGIAVFARVHPAQKLRIVEILQSRGDVVAMTGDGVNDAPALSRADVGVAMGITGTEVAKSAAKIVITDDNFATIVDAVEQGRVVYCNLKKVILFLFVTSVDEVLILLLALLAGYPLPLAAVQILWINVVTESTLTVNLVMDPPDGEEMHRAPVLRGEPLVDRAMLVRIATLVPVAVAATFGWYAWRLSSGLPYDLVRSETFTVMALCQWFNVLNCQSSTRSALHLGILRNHWLAGGLVLSVVLQAVVLYWPPFNKLFHTAPIPITDLLSMVALASSVLWIEELRKFWVRNFLNQNILRR from the coding sequence ATGACGGCGCAACAAGCACGCCAGCCGCAGTCATGGCACACCCTGGATGTCGGCGTAGTGATTGAACGCTTGGGGAGTGACGCGAAGATCGGGCTGACCTCCGAGGCCGCAGGTCGACTCGCAAGCGAACATGGGCCAAACGCGCTGCCAGCGCCTGCCAAGCCTTCCTCCTTTCTTCTTCTAGCCGGTCAGTTTCGCAGCCCGTTAATCTACATCTTGTTCGCTGCCTCGGCACTGGCCGCCGGCATGGGACACTGGGCGGACGCTGGCGTCATCTTGGGGGTGGTACTGACGAACGCTTTGATCGGAACCTACCAGGAGCGACGAGCAGAACGTTCAATGGCTGCGTTGCGCAGCCTGTCCACTTTGCAAGTACGCGTGCTGCGCGATGGAAGCGAGCAATCCCTATCGGCACAAGACCTGGTCCCCGGCGACATATTATTAATGGCCGCCGGCGATGCCGTCGGTGCTGATGCGCGTTTGATTGAAGAGGTAGCATTTGCGGTAGCCGAGGCGACATTGACTGGTGAATCTGTTCCGGTTTCAAAGAATGTGGCCGCCCTACCAGCATCCACCAGTCTGGCAGACCGTCGCAACATGGTTTTTTCAGGAACTTATGTCTCTGCGGGAAGGGCGCGTGCCGTTGTGGTCGCCACGGGGACTCATACCGAGGTTGGCGGAATTGCGCGCATGACGGAGAGCGCTCAAGAGCCGAAAACGCCGCTTGAAGTACGGATCGGGCAGCTTGGCCGGTATCTGGTCTACGCTGCAATTGTGCTGTTTTTTGCGGTGATGGCGCTGGGCCTGGCGCGCGGCCTGCCATACTCCGAAGTTCTGATGGTTGCCATCAGCCAGATGGTCTCGGTCATACCAGAGGGACTGCCTGTCGCAATGACGATTGCCCTCGCGGTCGGAATGCAACGCATGGCTGGCCGCGGTGCGGTTATTCGCCGTCTGTCGGCGGTGGAGACGCTCGGTTCGATCAATATCATCTGCAGCGACAAGACCGGCACGCTGACGCGTAACGAAATGACTGTCAGTGCACTATGGCTACCAGGCGGGCGCGAGATTGCTATCTCTGGAGTCGGATATGCTCCACAGGGCGAGTTGAGTGGGCTAGACACGGACCGGGTATCAATCGATAGTTCGGTGAAGGCTTTATTGGAGGCATGCGTTCTGTGCAATGACGCCGAGGTGGTGCCGCCCGAAGATGAAGCAGCTCAATGGACAGTGCTGGGCGATCCAACTGAGGCTGCCTTGCTAGTCGCGGCCGGCAAAGCCGACATTGAAGTGAGCGCGCTGCGGCAGCGCTACCCCCGCTTGGCCGAAATTCCCTTCGACTCCGACACCAAGATGATGGCGACCTCTCATAGTCGCCTGCCAGGTAGGAGCACGGTGTATATCAAGGGTGCCCCGGAATCTGTGCTAAAACTTTGCCACAGTGATGGTAAAGCCGCGCTGCTTTCGGCCGGCGACGCTGGAGAGGCGATGGCTGCCGATGCGCTTCGGGTGCTGGCGGTCGCACGTGTCGATGATTTGGACCTTGACATCACCGCCGGTTTCGATGAACTGGCCGGACGCGCTACGCTACTTGGCCTTCTGGGCCAGATTGATCCGCCGCGAGAGGAAGTCAAGCTAGCAGTGGCTGCGTGTCTTGCGGCAGGTATCCGTCCCGTCATGGTGACGGGTGATCACAAAATCACCGGGCTGGCCATCGCACGTGCATTAGGCATCGCGCAAGATGGCGCGCGCGCTGTCGACGGTGCGGAGCTTGAACGCATGAGCAACGCTGAGTTGTTGGAGCAACTGGACGGCATTGCCGTCTTCGCGCGAGTGCATCCGGCGCAAAAGCTACGCATCGTCGAAATCTTGCAGTCGCGTGGCGATGTCGTCGCAATGACCGGGGATGGTGTGAACGACGCTCCCGCGCTCTCTCGCGCAGACGTCGGCGTGGCGATGGGCATTACCGGAACGGAGGTTGCGAAGAGTGCGGCCAAGATTGTCATCACCGATGATAATTTCGCGACCATCGTCGACGCGGTGGAGCAGGGCCGCGTCGTCTACTGCAATCTAAAGAAAGTTATTCTGTTCCTATTCGTCACTTCTGTTGACGAGGTACTCATTCTCCTCTTGGCGCTGTTAGCGGGCTACCCACTACCGTTGGCGGCAGTCCAGATCCTCTGGATCAACGTCGTTACCGAAAGCACGTTGACCGTCAATTTAGTGATGGATCCGCCTGACGGCGAAGAAATGCACCGGGCGCCAGTCCTTCGTGGTGAACCTCTGGTCGACCGCGCAATGCTAGTCCGCATTGCGACGCTCGTCCCCGTAGCGGTAGCGGCGACCTTCGGCTGGTATGCGTGGCGGCTTTCTAGTGGGCTACCGTATGACTTGGTTCGCAGCGAGACCTTTACAGTCATGGCGCTGTGCCAGTGGTTCAACGTTCTTAACTGCCAGTCCTCCACCCGATCAGCATTGCATCTGGGTATACTTCGTAACCATTGGCTAGCGGGCGGGCTGGTGCTTAGTGTGGTTCTTCAGGCCGTTGTGTTGTATTGGCCGCCTTTCAATAAACTGTTTCATACAGCGCCGATTCCAATTACCGACCTGCTCTCGATGGTGGCACTCGCAAGTAGTGTCTTATGGATAGAAGAGTTGAGAAAATTTTGGGTCCGAAACTTCTTAAATCAAAATATATTAAGACGATGA
- a CDS encoding ATP-binding protein: protein MSSLAEAVTEFGYQQALATAERFAEESNERAGFFAHELRNILGTASLAFSAAKAGNIEIEVSDNCGGLPQNAEATMFLPFSQHGTERSGLGLGLTIAQQSVIACGGILSVRNIPQRGCVFSVRMPRGSMPQ, encoded by the coding sequence ATGAGTTCCTTAGCCGAAGCTGTAACAGAGTTCGGCTATCAGCAGGCGCTCGCGACAGCCGAACGTTTTGCAGAAGAGTCGAATGAACGGGCTGGATTCTTTGCTCATGAACTCCGCAATATTTTGGGTACTGCTTCGTTGGCTTTCAGTGCCGCGAAGGCCGGAAATATTGAGATCGAAGTTTCGGACAACTGTGGTGGTTTACCCCAAAATGCTGAGGCTACAATGTTTTTGCCTTTTTCCCAACATGGCACCGAGCGAAGTGGTCTCGGCTTAGGCCTTACAATTGCTCAGCAATCGGTTATTGCTTGCGGGGGTATTCTCAGCGTGCGCAATATACCTCAGCGCGGATGCGTTTTCTCAGTGCGAATGCCTAGAGGCAGCATGCCTCAATAA
- a CDS encoding DUF1003 domain-containing protein: protein MIYSSNQKPTQPIAPADHLRFHRAHEHLAPTFGTDRFAMRAEAFARFFGTPMFLGAQTLIVLLWIVANVSGLVHFDLYPFILLNLAFSLQAAYAAPLILLAQTRQAERDKARTEADAKHREALAILANQDSKDMLRLLRQNTDLTSATNALAARIETLTVELHRHILKMDGVGAVPPSA, encoded by the coding sequence ATGATTTATTCATCTAATCAAAAACCCACTCAGCCTATTGCTCCAGCTGATCATTTGCGTTTTCACCGCGCGCATGAGCATTTGGCCCCGACGTTCGGAACTGATCGGTTTGCCATGCGAGCAGAAGCTTTTGCGCGATTCTTTGGGACACCTATGTTCCTTGGCGCGCAGACGCTCATTGTGCTGCTTTGGATAGTTGCAAACGTTAGCGGATTGGTTCATTTTGATTTGTACCCTTTCATTTTGCTGAACCTCGCATTTAGCTTGCAGGCGGCCTACGCTGCGCCGCTTATTCTTCTAGCCCAAACACGCCAGGCTGAGCGCGATAAGGCTCGAACAGAAGCCGATGCTAAACATCGCGAAGCGCTAGCTATTCTTGCCAACCAAGACTCCAAGGATATGCTCAGACTTCTGCGTCAGAATACAGATCTAACATCGGCGACCAATGCACTGGCCGCGCGGATAGAAACACTTACGGTAGAACTACATCGCCATATTTTAAAAATGGATGGCGTGGGAGCAGTGCCGCCTAGCGCTTGA
- a CDS encoding replication endonuclease, whose amino-acid sequence MPIIQQENGRRSVKGLPQSWGVRAYRELSAAQAGAIGPMPDRYKKLAAMLDGLTSAAIPLDSTDAQLCMMAERWANDCASNAATIHDAAALRQRMEFICRVRGVEPPDEEDDQQVIRRCTDPAWWRRNLRRVFNRMFEHAAIRLGRVSGRAGVYVSDETVQKRISQNRRNSKALRSVTMENEQGQRFGLDALASKGMGNKRLRKGELMLRFAGCEEIANERGDVGLFITVTCPSKFHAVLFKTNEINPHYEGATPRDAQDHLTAVWERTRAQNHRDCIQPYGLRMVEPHHDGCAHWHMVMFMAPDQVEQFTKNLRHYALEVDGNEPGAQARRVVTEPIDPAKGSAAGYLVKYVSKNFDDEHVGVHIDEDGTRSIPDLVGGVVITPAQRVEAWAAVWGIRQFQFVGTPPVMPWRETRRIEAAKVQNAPEHIKAAWLACQRETTTDEHGEVTVTKPADYAAYIRAQGGVNMGRDYLIHVATRLKAVEGRYGLVDRPVPTGIYCATAPQVQYASTRYEWRRVGLAVGVGLRGPWSPVNNCTVEDAPFWEAAAGYTPYIPPHDDSEWFEAFDFACFDQFGEFNPDLFTERESNNARKD is encoded by the coding sequence ATGCCGATCATCCAGCAAGAGAACGGACGCCGTAGCGTCAAGGGCCTGCCGCAGTCGTGGGGCGTGCGAGCCTACCGCGAACTGTCGGCGGCGCAGGCCGGGGCCATCGGCCCGATGCCTGACCGTTACAAGAAACTCGCCGCCATGCTGGACGGCCTCACCAGCGCGGCGATTCCGCTGGACTCCACTGACGCCCAACTGTGCATGATGGCAGAGCGCTGGGCGAACGACTGCGCCAGCAACGCCGCCACGATCCACGATGCCGCCGCGCTACGCCAGCGCATGGAATTCATCTGCCGCGTGCGTGGCGTCGAACCACCGGACGAGGAGGACGATCAGCAGGTTATCCGCCGCTGCACGGACCCTGCTTGGTGGCGTCGAAACCTGCGCCGTGTGTTTAATCGCATGTTCGAACACGCCGCGATCCGGCTGGGCCGCGTGTCGGGCCGCGCTGGCGTGTACGTCAGCGATGAGACAGTACAGAAGCGCATTTCCCAGAACCGCCGCAACAGCAAGGCGCTCCGCTCCGTCACGATGGAAAACGAACAGGGCCAGCGCTTCGGCCTTGACGCGCTGGCGTCGAAGGGCATGGGTAACAAACGACTCCGCAAAGGTGAGTTGATGTTGCGCTTCGCCGGGTGCGAGGAGATAGCCAACGAGCGCGGGGACGTGGGCCTGTTCATTACCGTCACATGCCCTTCCAAGTTCCACGCTGTTCTGTTCAAGACCAACGAAATCAACCCGCACTATGAAGGCGCGACGCCACGCGATGCGCAGGACCATCTGACCGCCGTGTGGGAGCGCACGCGGGCGCAGAATCACCGCGACTGCATCCAGCCCTACGGCCTGCGCATGGTGGAGCCGCATCACGACGGCTGCGCGCACTGGCACATGGTCATGTTCATGGCGCCGGACCAGGTCGAACAATTCACGAAGAACCTGCGGCACTACGCCCTTGAGGTGGACGGCAACGAGCCGGGCGCGCAGGCGCGGCGCGTGGTCACTGAGCCAATCGATCCCGCCAAGGGATCGGCGGCAGGCTATCTCGTCAAGTACGTGTCGAAAAACTTTGATGACGAACACGTGGGCGTCCATATCGATGAGGACGGCACGCGCAGCATTCCCGATCTGGTTGGCGGCGTCGTCATTACGCCCGCTCAGCGCGTGGAAGCATGGGCGGCGGTGTGGGGTATCCGCCAGTTCCAATTCGTCGGTACGCCGCCTGTGATGCCGTGGCGCGAAACTCGCCGTATCGAAGCGGCCAAGGTCCAGAACGCACCGGAGCATATCAAGGCCGCTTGGCTCGCCTGCCAGCGCGAAACGACGACCGATGAACACGGTGAGGTCACTGTTACAAAGCCAGCCGACTATGCGGCCTATATCCGGGCGCAGGGCGGCGTCAACATGGGCCGGGACTACCTGATCCACGTCGCTACCCGTTTGAAGGCCGTGGAGGGCCGCTACGGCCTCGTGGACCGCCCTGTACCCACCGGCATCTATTGCGCGACCGCGCCGCAGGTGCAATACGCCAGCACTCGCTATGAGTGGCGGCGTGTGGGGTTGGCCGTTGGGGTTGGTCTTCGGGGTCCTTGGAGTCCTGTAAATAACTGTACGGTCGAAGATGCCCCCTTCTGGGAAGCGGCGGCAGGCTACACGCCATATATCCCGCCTCATGACGACTCAGAGTGGTTTGAAGCCTTCGATTTTGCCTGTTTTGACCAGTTCGGGGAGTTCAACCCGGACCTTTTCACCGAAAGGGAAAGTAACAATGCACGAAAAGATTAA
- a CDS encoding type IV secretory system conjugative DNA transfer family protein, with the protein MKTDQSNEARITACIGSTGSGKGVYIKNYWLKKSDKRLLIWDYMREYAPFVTQVSEKLGPVIESLKEKQFQAAFLPSYDDKTRAQQFDIFCKAAVHAGDVALVVEELSFVTSPSFAPAGWKMVSSIGRHKGLRVIGASQRPAQVDKAFWSNCTEIHCGFLMYEPDQKVMAKVLGVTIDEIQSLKPLEYFHKNVRTKELKRGFVKVP; encoded by the coding sequence GTGAAAACCGATCAGTCCAACGAGGCCAGGATAACCGCCTGCATCGGCTCAACAGGCAGCGGCAAGGGCGTCTACATCAAAAACTACTGGCTCAAGAAATCGGACAAGCGCCTGTTGATCTGGGACTACATGCGCGAGTACGCCCCGTTCGTGACGCAGGTTTCCGAAAAGCTGGGGCCTGTGATCGAATCGCTCAAGGAAAAGCAGTTCCAGGCTGCGTTCCTGCCGTCCTATGACGACAAGACGCGGGCGCAGCAGTTCGATATCTTTTGCAAGGCGGCAGTCCATGCCGGCGACGTGGCGCTAGTCGTTGAGGAACTGTCGTTTGTCACGTCGCCATCGTTCGCGCCTGCGGGCTGGAAGATGGTTTCCAGCATCGGCCGTCACAAGGGCTTGCGCGTCATCGGCGCGAGCCAGCGCCCGGCGCAAGTGGACAAGGCGTTCTGGTCGAACTGCACCGAAATTCATTGCGGGTTCCTGATGTATGAGCCAGATCAAAAAGTGATGGCGAAAGTGCTGGGCGTAACAATAGACGAAATACAGTCCCTTAAACCGTTGGAATACTTCCACAAAAACGTCCGCACCAAAGAATTAAAGCGGGGGTTCGTCAAAGTCCCTTAG